A window of the Methyloprofundus sp. genome harbors these coding sequences:
- a CDS encoding ribonuclease HI: MKIVEIYTDGACRGNPGPGGWGAWLQYAVAEKEICGGEPETTNNRMELMAAIQALEVLKHPCKVKLYSDSKYVLQGITEWMANWKKRGWKTAAKKPVKNEDLWRRLDTAMQKHQIEWVWVKGHAGIFGNEKADQLANQGIDSL; the protein is encoded by the coding sequence ATGAAAATAGTTGAAATATACACGGATGGCGCGTGTCGTGGTAACCCAGGGCCAGGCGGTTGGGGGGCTTGGTTGCAATATGCGGTAGCAGAAAAAGAAATTTGTGGTGGCGAGCCTGAGACGACTAATAACCGTATGGAGCTGATGGCAGCTATTCAAGCTTTGGAAGTTCTTAAACATCCGTGCAAGGTTAAATTGTATAGTGATTCCAAATATGTCTTGCAGGGAATTACCGAATGGATGGCTAACTGGAAAAAACGCGGCTGGAAAACTGCCGCCAAAAAGCCTGTTAAAAATGAAGACTTATGGCGACGTTTGGATACCGCTATGCAAAAACATCAAATTGAATGGGTATGGGTGAAAGGTCATGCAGGTATTTTTGGCAATGAAAAAGCTGACCAATTAGCCAATCAAGGCATTGATTCTTTATAA
- a CDS encoding death on curing protein: MTIIYLTLDQAINIHKNTVEVSGGGTFEHLDIHRLESVLDHIQNDDYYPTFEDKLTHLFFSANKFHCFADGNKRIAITLCAQMLLFNGYLYCTDRFLYDMENISYHVAAGYIDKELLHEIITAFIAEESDDESLKLKIYNAISDKD, translated from the coding sequence GTGACCATTATTTATCTGACATTAGATCAGGCGATAAACATACACAAAAACACGGTTGAAGTGAGTGGTGGTGGTACTTTTGAACATCTGGACATTCATAGGCTAGAAAGTGTCTTGGATCATATTCAGAACGATGATTATTACCCAACATTTGAAGACAAGCTTACTCACCTGTTTTTTAGCGCCAACAAGTTTCATTGTTTCGCGGATGGTAATAAACGTATTGCCATTACATTATGCGCTCAAATGTTATTGTTCAATGGCTATTTATATTGTACTGACCGTTTTTTGTATGACATGGAAAACATTAGTTATCACGTTGCAGCAGGATATATTGATAAAGAATTATTACATGAAATCATAACGGCTTTTATCGCTGAAGAAAGTGATGATGAAAGTTTGAAATTAAAAATTTATAACGCAATTTCTGATAAAGACTGA
- a CDS encoding transposase, IS4 family, with amino-acid sequence MFILRDLLSPLQSHFSETTLGKERASLFAYTLLSIIVPFTSSISSNLWRSLETLFGINIKRKRFYTFMASTKLPWQGLWKTAWDLIDNPETDDRLLIALDDFINPKVGKKIFGCETIYDHAAKANQSDYPWAQNVVAIGLLKQIKNRWACLFLDFRHYLPQKAIDAQSDRAKIKGRLQSFETKIGQAAQMIIGVANHFSGKQILAVTDSWFGNAGLLKPVRKEVGSLFDILSRLRCNSVLYDLPETRQSGQRGRPRKYGQRLGSATEMAKCIRHEAAEYQVTLYGKQRTVLAHERIVMLKSLKCKVRVVWVFRKTQWIALFSTDLSLSVTQMIEFYGARWKIESGFKELKQDIGSQKSQCRNAHSVTNHLNFCMMASTLTWIYADRLKADPERRHKVKGRASFAFSDVRRIITEAALNPDFNHVCPKPSNSPINPLIAVLLRMVA; translated from the coding sequence ATGTTCATTTTACGCGATCTTCTTTCTCCTCTTCAATCACATTTTTCAGAAACCACGCTCGGCAAAGAAAGAGCCTCGTTATTTGCCTATACGCTACTGTCGATCATTGTCCCGTTTACTTCCTCCATTAGTTCCAATTTATGGCGTAGCCTTGAAACGCTGTTCGGTATCAATATCAAGCGGAAACGATTTTACACATTCATGGCATCAACCAAATTACCGTGGCAAGGTTTATGGAAAACAGCCTGGGACCTGATCGACAACCCTGAAACGGACGACCGATTATTAATTGCCCTGGATGATTTCATCAACCCTAAAGTGGGCAAAAAAATCTTTGGTTGCGAAACCATTTATGATCATGCGGCCAAAGCCAATCAAAGCGACTACCCATGGGCACAAAACGTGGTAGCCATCGGTTTGCTCAAGCAAATAAAAAATCGTTGGGCCTGTTTGTTTTTAGATTTTCGCCACTACCTTCCACAGAAAGCGATTGATGCACAATCCGATCGAGCGAAGATCAAAGGTCGATTGCAGTCGTTTGAAACCAAGATCGGCCAAGCTGCACAGATGATCATCGGGGTTGCAAATCATTTTTCCGGCAAGCAAATACTCGCGGTGACCGATAGTTGGTTTGGCAATGCAGGTTTGTTAAAGCCCGTACGCAAAGAGGTAGGCAGTCTGTTTGATATTCTGTCGCGCCTGCGCTGTAATAGTGTTTTATATGATCTTCCCGAGACAAGACAATCTGGGCAGCGAGGGAGACCTCGAAAATATGGCCAGCGCTTGGGTTCGGCAACAGAAATGGCAAAATGCATTCGTCACGAAGCCGCCGAATATCAGGTGACTCTTTATGGCAAACAGCGTACGGTACTTGCCCATGAACGCATTGTCATGCTGAAAAGTTTAAAATGCAAAGTACGCGTCGTGTGGGTTTTTCGTAAAACGCAATGGATCGCACTGTTTAGCACGGACTTGTCATTATCGGTCACGCAAATGATCGAGTTTTATGGTGCGAGATGGAAAATCGAATCAGGATTCAAGGAGTTGAAACAAGACATCGGCAGTCAAAAAAGTCAGTGTCGTAATGCGCATTCCGTGACCAATCATTTGAATTTTTGTATGATGGCAAGTACGCTGACCTGGATTTATGCCGACCGTTTAAAGGCGGATCCGGAGCGTCGGCACAAAGTAAAAGGGCGCGCCAGTTTTGCCTTTTCAGACGTGCGGCGCATCATTACCGAGGCAGCATTGAACCCGGATTTTAATCATGTTTGCCCCAAACCAAGCAACTCCCCGATAAATCCACTGATTGCCGTACTGTTACGCATGGTGGCTTGA
- a CDS encoding type III restriction enzyme, with protein MKIQFNPDLDFQHDAIKAITDIFEGQETLQTNFTVSRVSNTGQADMFANQTELGTGNKLDLLNDELLENIRKIQLQQGLKQSEKLDNKAKNFTVEMETGTGKTYVYLRSIFELNKRFGFTKFIIVVPSIAIKEGVSKSLQVTEDHFKLLYNIPYDYFVYNSQDLSKVRSFATNDSIQIMVINIDAFRKSFSDPSKETKANIIHRPNDRMNGMKPIEFIRDTQPIVIIDEPQSVDTTAKSAEAIASLNPLCTIRYSATHKDKHNLMYKLDSIDAYERKLVKQIEVASIAVKDGHNKAYIRLISVDNKKSPITAQIELDASQKGVTKRITKKVRSGDDLLTLSGGRSVYDGYVVNDIYCEPENEYIDFTSMPEIIRLNEVIGDVHPDELKRLQIRKTIEEHLEKELKLTPRGIKVLSLFFIDRVANYRYYDEEGNAQKGKYALMFEEEYQLLIKKPKYHSLFDEIDTESLVSAVHDGYFSADKSGKNKGRYKDTTGVTVVDEDTYSLIMKEKEKLLSFSSKLKFIFSHSALKEGWDNPNVFQICTLNETSSYIKKRQEIGRGLRIAVNQDGERVHGFDVNTLTVMANESYEDFVSDLQKEIEKDEGIKFGVIEKHSFSNIVTESKDGKPVYLGAETSEQLWDHLLDKEYIDKKGKVQDTLRSAIKNNEVDLPEPLQEHVEQITKVLKKVAGNLNIKNAEDRKHVALNKAVYLSEEFKQLWERIKYQTTFKVDFDVENLIKQCADEIQKDLIIGKTKFVYDKGVTRIGRDGVTIDEVSESTHVYDARDYALPDIISYLQNETNLTRKTLVSLLIKSGRLEDFKNNPQKFVDEVSAIIKRKMRHFIVDGIKYEKIGDDFFYAQELFEGEELMGYLNKNMLETKKSVYEHVIYDSSVESEFAQSFEKSQNVKVYAKLPSWFKIDTPLGSYNPDWAVLVDHNDEEKLYFVVETKGSVLGELLRPIEKAKIACGREHFKALGEGASFTVADNFETFMDKVGG; from the coding sequence ATGAAAATACAATTTAACCCCGACCTAGATTTTCAACATGATGCGATAAAAGCCATTACTGATATTTTTGAAGGCCAAGAAACCTTGCAAACTAATTTTACCGTAAGCCGAGTCAGCAATACGGGGCAAGCTGATATGTTTGCCAATCAAACGGAGTTAGGCACAGGCAATAAATTAGATTTACTGAATGATGAATTACTGGAAAATATACGCAAGATCCAGCTGCAACAGGGCTTAAAACAAAGCGAAAAACTGGATAATAAAGCAAAAAACTTTACCGTAGAAATGGAAACAGGCACGGGTAAAACCTATGTCTATTTACGCTCAATTTTTGAGTTAAATAAACGCTTTGGTTTTACTAAGTTTATTATTGTTGTGCCCTCTATTGCGATTAAAGAAGGCGTATCCAAGTCATTACAGGTGACGGAGGATCACTTTAAGCTGCTTTATAATATACCCTACGATTATTTTGTTTATAATTCACAAGATTTAAGCAAAGTAAGAAGCTTTGCCACCAATGATTCCATTCAGATCATGGTGATTAATATTGATGCCTTTCGGAAAAGCTTTTCTGATCCATCAAAGGAAACCAAAGCCAATATCATTCATCGACCTAATGACCGTATGAACGGCATGAAGCCGATTGAGTTTATTCGAGATACTCAACCGATTGTCATTATTGATGAGCCGCAAAGTGTCGATACTACTGCTAAATCAGCAGAAGCCATTGCTTCGCTTAATCCTTTATGTACCATTCGCTATTCAGCCACCCATAAAGATAAGCATAATTTAATGTATAAACTGGATTCAATTGATGCTTATGAGCGTAAGCTGGTTAAGCAAATTGAAGTTGCGTCTATTGCGGTAAAAGATGGCCATAATAAGGCCTATATCCGCCTAATCAGCGTTGATAACAAGAAAAGCCCTATCACTGCTCAGATTGAACTTGATGCCTCTCAGAAAGGCGTGACTAAACGCATCACTAAAAAAGTGCGTAGTGGTGATGATTTGCTGACTTTATCAGGTGGCAGATCTGTTTATGATGGCTATGTGGTGAATGATATTTATTGTGAACCTGAAAATGAATATATTGATTTCACCAGCATGCCTGAAATTATCCGATTAAATGAAGTCATTGGCGATGTACACCCTGACGAACTTAAGCGCCTGCAAATCAGAAAAACCATAGAAGAACATCTGGAAAAAGAACTAAAATTAACGCCTCGTGGTATCAAGGTTCTGAGTTTATTCTTTATCGATAGAGTCGCTAATTATCGTTATTATGACGAAGAAGGCAATGCTCAAAAAGGTAAATATGCCTTAATGTTTGAGGAAGAGTATCAATTACTGATTAAAAAGCCTAAATATCATTCATTGTTTGATGAAATCGATACTGAAAGCTTAGTAAGTGCCGTACATGATGGTTATTTTTCAGCTGATAAATCAGGTAAAAACAAAGGACGTTATAAAGATACCACAGGTGTAACGGTTGTTGATGAGGATACCTACAGCTTAATCATGAAAGAAAAGGAGAAATTATTAAGTTTCAGTTCTAAATTAAAATTTATTTTTTCTCATTCTGCGTTAAAAGAAGGCTGGGATAATCCTAACGTCTTTCAAATCTGTACATTAAATGAAACCAGTTCATATATTAAAAAACGTCAGGAAATAGGTCGAGGACTGCGTATTGCTGTTAACCAAGACGGTGAACGGGTACACGGCTTTGATGTCAATACCTTAACCGTCATGGCTAATGAATCTTACGAAGACTTTGTAAGTGATTTGCAAAAGGAAATTGAAAAGGATGAAGGTATTAAATTTGGTGTCATTGAAAAACATTCTTTTTCTAATATCGTTACTGAATCTAAAGATGGCAAGCCCGTTTATTTAGGTGCTGAAACATCAGAACAACTTTGGGATCATTTATTAGATAAGGAATATATTGATAAAAAAGGCAAGGTGCAGGACACACTGCGTTCAGCCATTAAAAATAATGAGGTAGACCTACCAGAGCCTCTGCAAGAACATGTGGAACAAATAACTAAGGTTCTTAAAAAAGTCGCTGGCAATTTAAATATTAAAAATGCCGAAGATAGAAAGCATGTTGCCCTGAATAAAGCTGTTTATTTAAGTGAAGAATTTAAACAACTTTGGGAACGCATTAAATACCAAACCACATTTAAAGTCGATTTTGATGTTGAAAATCTGATTAAACAATGCGCCGATGAAATCCAGAAAGACCTGATTATTGGTAAAACAAAATTTGTTTATGACAAAGGTGTTACCCGTATAGGACGTGATGGTGTAACAATTGATGAGGTTTCAGAAAGCACACATGTTTATGATGCCAGAGACTATGCCTTACCTGACATTATCAGCTATTTACAAAATGAAACTAATCTAACTCGTAAAACATTGGTGTCATTATTAATAAAAAGTGGACGATTAGAAGACTTTAAAAACAATCCACAAAAATTTGTCGATGAAGTCAGTGCAATAATAAAACGAAAAATGCGCCACTTTATTGTCGATGGCATTAAGTATGAAAAAATAGGTGATGACTTCTTTTACGCCCAAGAACTTTTTGAAGGCGAAGAGTTAATGGGGTATCTAAATAAAAACATGCTGGAAACCAAAAAGTCCGTATATGAACATGTTATTTATGATTCAAGTGTCGAATCTGAATTTGCCCAATCATTTGAAAAAAGCCAAAACGTAAAAGTCTACGCAAAGCTCCCCAGCTGGTTCAAAATCGATACCCCATTAGGCAGCTACAACCCTGACTGGGCAGTATTAGTGGATCATAATGATGAAGAAAAGCTGTATTTTGTCGTAGAAACCAAAGGCAGTGTTTTAGGCGAGTTATTACGCCCCATAGAAAAAGCCAAAATAGCCTGTGGCCGTGAACACTTTAAAGCACTTGGTGAAGGCGCTAGTTTTACTGTGGCTGATAATTTTGAGACTTTTATGGATAAGGTTGGTGGTTGA
- a CDS encoding transposase, IS66 family, with the protein MQLTCHDLSQLNEEELLNLSEEELRRLSIKLLNDLKEARERLSQSSRNSSRPPSSDAPWDKYANDQKSNEELVEPEEETESPGKKLEDKVKSPSPEPQKQDSENPLRKPGKQPGAQGFGRQQKIVITDYQHHYPQFCACCSQPLKTDSAIAYTAFETLDIEWADTLHPGIYLTNTKHVLYETTCSCHHITRKEVHRSSHESLPEISCSEWRLVGPGLASLIVCLSYRMRLSRERVQEFLHDWLGIRLSIGTINNTLHESGAAAMPIEEELVQEIVNSELLHVDETSWMELTTFLWLWVFTTDSVTAYWIASRSAELIENILGEDYVGWLMSDGYQVYRRYPNRMRCWAHLLRKAEGLKESLDKEAQLFGRQTLDLLGMLITSVRDARNQHPDEPLSKTYQLQLLVYQQLCVQMQSHTHKKSAALATEMLNDWEAIFRVLDYPQYPLTNNEAERALRHWVILRGICYGTRTEEGSRVFAILISVIETCRKRNQSPWVYLAAVIASQRTGSAVPALPSIKVSE; encoded by the coding sequence ATGCAACTCACCTGCCATGACTTAAGCCAGCTTAATGAAGAAGAGCTTCTAAATTTATCCGAAGAGGAATTGCGTCGCTTGTCGATAAAGTTGCTCAATGATTTAAAAGAAGCTCGCGAACGTTTAAGCCAAAGCTCACGAAATAGCTCTCGTCCACCCAGTAGCGATGCTCCTTGGGATAAATATGCCAACGATCAAAAAAGTAACGAAGAGCTGGTCGAACCTGAAGAAGAAACAGAAAGCCCTGGTAAAAAGCTTGAGGATAAAGTAAAAAGTCCCTCGCCAGAGCCTCAAAAGCAGGACTCGGAAAACCCCTTACGAAAGCCCGGGAAGCAGCCGGGAGCGCAAGGTTTCGGGCGCCAACAAAAAATTGTAATTACGGACTATCAACACCACTATCCTCAGTTTTGTGCCTGTTGCAGTCAGCCATTAAAGACAGATTCGGCAATAGCCTATACCGCCTTTGAAACCCTTGATATTGAATGGGCAGATACTCTGCATCCTGGTATATACCTGACAAATACCAAGCATGTCCTATATGAAACAACGTGCTCCTGTCATCACATCACGCGCAAAGAAGTTCATCGATCAAGCCATGAGTCACTGCCTGAGATCAGTTGCAGTGAATGGCGACTTGTTGGCCCTGGTCTCGCATCCTTGATTGTCTGCCTTAGCTATCGCATGCGCTTATCACGTGAGCGGGTACAGGAATTTTTGCACGATTGGCTAGGGATACGACTCAGTATCGGGACGATTAATAATACGCTTCATGAAAGTGGCGCTGCCGCGATGCCGATTGAAGAGGAGCTCGTACAAGAAATCGTCAATAGCGAATTGCTGCACGTAGATGAAACGTCTTGGATGGAGCTCACGACATTTCTATGGTTATGGGTCTTTACCACCGACAGCGTAACTGCCTATTGGATTGCCTCTCGCAGTGCCGAACTCATTGAGAATATATTGGGTGAAGACTATGTCGGCTGGCTAATGAGTGATGGTTATCAGGTCTACCGACGATACCCGAACCGTATGCGCTGTTGGGCGCATTTGCTACGAAAAGCAGAGGGGCTGAAAGAAAGCCTTGATAAAGAAGCGCAACTCTTTGGTAGGCAAACGCTTGATTTATTAGGTATGTTAATCACTTCAGTACGAGATGCAAGAAATCAGCACCCGGACGAACCACTATCAAAGACCTACCAATTACAGCTACTGGTCTATCAGCAACTATGCGTACAAATGCAATCGCATACTCACAAAAAATCGGCTGCACTGGCCACGGAAATGCTCAATGATTGGGAGGCTATTTTTCGCGTATTGGATTACCCTCAATACCCATTAACGAATAATGAAGCTGAACGGGCTTTGCGGCATTGGGTCATCTTGCGGGGCATTTGCTATGGTACGCGGACAGAAGAAGGCTCTCGCGTATTTGCCATTTTAATCAGTGTCATTGAAACGTGTCGAAAAAGAAACCAATCGCCCTGGGTTTATTTGGCAGCTGTCATAGCTAGTCAACGGACAGGTAGTGCGGTTCCAGCATTGCCTAGTATTAAGGTCTCTGAATAA
- a CDS encoding adenine-specific DNA-methyltransferase, with the protein MDKMEKLDQATDGSSMDIVQDNIAKLKQLFPDVFSEGKIDFEKLQETLGEVLEGKEERYNFTWHGKAQAKRIAQTVSTGTLLPCKKESKNWDTTQNLFIEGDNLEVLKLLQKSYHNQVKMIYIDPPYNTGKEFIYPDNFRDNLDTYMQYTGQKDNEGHKFGTNADTSGRYHTNWLNMMYPRLKLARNLLRDDGVIFISIDDNEVANLRKLCDEIFGEENFLGCICVVSNLKGRSDDKFYATAHNNLLIYSKNDFDSRGVPLPSEYLKGYSAIDDRGFRFRLQGLRKRGAGAKREDRPNMFYPFYINSKTRKVSLFKSEKYYIEVFPKLSDGTDGRWRWGKETAETRISELIGVEVGKEKRWDVSQKDFADTDDGEKRIKPKTIWSDSSFSNETGTLEVKKLLGKGIFDTPKPTKLIRYCLEHATEADDLSLDFFSGSCTSAHAIMDLNAQDNSNRKHIMVQLPEPCDEKSEAFKAGYKTIADIGKERIRKAGDKTLQDNADKEGIENLDIGFKVFKLASSNIKPWDADFDNLEDTLLSHVDNIKADRSEEDVLYEILLKYGLNLTVPIEERSIHGKTVYIVGLGALIVCLDNEITLDVVDGIGALKKELEPEVMRVVFKDSGFKDDVVKTNAIQNLKRFGIDDVKSL; encoded by the coding sequence ATGGATAAAATGGAAAAGTTAGATCAGGCAACAGATGGCAGCAGTATGGATATCGTGCAAGATAATATAGCCAAACTAAAACAACTGTTTCCTGATGTCTTTAGCGAAGGCAAAATAGACTTTGAAAAGCTGCAAGAAACATTAGGTGAAGTGTTAGAGGGCAAGGAAGAACGCTATAACTTTACATGGCATGGTAAAGCTCAAGCAAAGCGTATAGCTCAAACTGTTTCTACAGGCACATTATTACCCTGCAAAAAAGAGAGTAAAAATTGGGACACCACCCAAAATCTGTTTATCGAAGGCGATAATTTAGAAGTCTTAAAGCTACTACAAAAGTCTTATCATAATCAGGTTAAGATGATCTACATCGACCCTCCCTACAACACAGGCAAAGAATTTATTTATCCTGATAATTTTCGAGATAATCTGGATACCTATATGCAGTACACGGGGCAAAAAGATAATGAAGGGCATAAGTTTGGTACTAATGCCGATACTTCTGGGCGCTATCATACTAATTGGTTAAATATGATGTATCCGCGTCTTAAATTGGCGAGAAATTTATTGCGGGATGATGGGGTTATCTTTATTTCTATTGATGATAATGAAGTGGCTAATTTACGGAAGTTATGTGATGAAATTTTTGGGGAGGAGAATTTCTTAGGGTGCATTTGCGTGGTAAGCAACTTAAAGGGTAGAAGCGATGATAAATTTTATGCAACTGCACATAATAATTTACTTATATACTCCAAAAATGACTTTGATTCTCGTGGTGTGCCATTACCAAGCGAATACTTGAAAGGTTATTCTGCAATAGATGATAGAGGTTTTCGTTTTAGGTTGCAGGGACTGAGAAAAAGAGGAGCTGGCGCTAAAAGAGAAGATAGACCAAATATGTTTTATCCTTTTTATATTAATTCTAAAACGAGGAAGGTAAGTTTATTTAAATCTGAAAAATATTATATTGAAGTTTTTCCAAAGCTTTCCGATGGAACTGATGGTCGTTGGCGATGGGGAAAAGAAACAGCGGAAACTAGAATTTCTGAACTTATAGGAGTTGAAGTTGGTAAAGAAAAAAGGTGGGATGTCAGTCAAAAGGATTTTGCTGATACAGATGATGGAGAAAAAAGAATTAAACCAAAAACAATATGGTCAGATTCAAGTTTTTCAAATGAAACTGGAACTTTAGAAGTAAAAAAGTTATTGGGAAAAGGCATTTTTGACACGCCTAAACCTACAAAGTTAATTAGGTATTGTTTAGAGCATGCTACTGAAGCAGATGACTTATCCCTAGATTTCTTTTCAGGCTCTTGTACATCTGCTCACGCTATTATGGATTTAAACGCTCAAGATAACAGCAACCGCAAACACATCATGGTTCAACTCCCAGAACCCTGTGATGAAAAATCCGAAGCGTTTAAAGCAGGTTATAAAACTATAGCTGATATAGGTAAAGAACGCATACGCAAAGCAGGTGATAAAACCCTCCAAGACAATGCCGACAAAGAAGGCATAGAAAACCTAGATATTGGTTTTAAGGTCTTTAAATTAGCTTCCAGCAATATTAAACCATGGGATGCTGATTTTGATAACTTAGAAGATACCTTATTAAGTCATGTTGATAATATAAAAGCAGACCGTTCTGAAGAGGATGTGCTTTATGAAATATTATTAAAATATGGTCTTAATCTAACTGTACCGATTGAAGAACGCAGCATTCATGGAAAAACAGTTTATATTGTCGGTTTGGGTGCATTAATCGTCTGTCTGGATAATGAAATAACCTTAGATGTGGTTGATGGTATTGGGGCGTTAAAGAAAGAATTAGAGCCAGAAGTCATGCGTGTGGTCTTTAAAGACAGTGGTTTTAAAGATGATGTGGTCAAAACTAATGCCATTCAGAATCTGAAACGGTTTGGTATTGATGATGTTAAAAGTCTATAG
- a CDS encoding transposase, IS66 family, producing the protein MQLTCHDLSQLNEEELLNLSEEELRRLSIKLLNDLKEARECLSQSSRNSSRPPSSDAPWDKYANDQKSNEELVEPEEETESPGKKLEDKVKSPSPEPQKQDSENPLRKPGKQPGAQGFGRQQKIVITDYQHHYPQFCACCSQPLKTDSAIAYTAFETLDIEWADTLHPGIYLTNTKHVLYETTCSCHHITRKEVHRSSHESLPEISCSEWRLVGPGLASLIVCLSYRMRLSRERVQEFLHDWLGIRLSIGTINNTLHESGAAAMPIEEELVQEIVNSELLHVDETSWMELTTFLWLWVFTTDSVTAYWIASRSAELIENILGEDYVGWLMSDGYQVYRRYPNRMRCWAHLLRKAEGLKESLDKEAQLFGRQTLDLLGMLITSVRDARNQHPDEPLSKTYQLQLLVYQQLCVQMQSHTHKKSAALATEMLNDWEAIFRVLDYPQYPLTNNEAERALRHWVILRGICYGTRTEEGSRVFAILISVIETCRKRNQSPWVYLAAVIASQRTGSAVPALPSIKVSE; encoded by the coding sequence ATGCAACTCACCTGCCATGACTTAAGCCAGCTTAATGAAGAAGAGCTTCTAAATTTATCCGAAGAGGAATTGCGTCGCTTGTCGATAAAGTTGCTCAATGATTTAAAAGAAGCTCGCGAATGTTTAAGCCAAAGCTCACGAAATAGCTCTCGTCCACCCAGTAGCGATGCTCCTTGGGATAAATATGCCAACGATCAAAAAAGTAACGAAGAGCTGGTCGAACCTGAAGAAGAAACAGAAAGCCCTGGTAAAAAGCTTGAGGATAAAGTAAAAAGTCCCTCGCCAGAGCCTCAAAAGCAGGACTCGGAAAACCCCTTACGAAAGCCCGGGAAGCAGCCGGGAGCGCAAGGTTTCGGGCGCCAACAAAAAATTGTAATTACGGACTATCAACACCACTATCCTCAGTTTTGTGCCTGTTGCAGTCAGCCATTAAAGACAGATTCGGCAATAGCCTATACCGCCTTTGAAACCCTTGATATTGAATGGGCAGATACTCTGCATCCTGGTATATACCTGACAAATACCAAGCATGTCCTATATGAAACAACGTGCTCCTGTCATCACATCACGCGCAAAGAAGTTCATCGATCAAGCCATGAGTCACTGCCTGAGATCAGTTGCAGTGAATGGCGACTTGTTGGCCCTGGTCTCGCATCCTTGATTGTCTGCCTTAGCTATCGCATGCGCTTATCACGTGAGCGGGTACAGGAATTTTTGCACGATTGGCTAGGGATACGACTCAGTATCGGGACGATTAATAATACGCTTCATGAAAGTGGCGCTGCCGCGATGCCGATTGAAGAGGAGCTCGTACAAGAAATCGTCAATAGCGAATTGCTGCACGTAGATGAAACGTCTTGGATGGAGCTCACGACATTTCTATGGTTATGGGTCTTTACCACCGACAGCGTAACTGCCTATTGGATTGCCTCTCGCAGTGCCGAACTCATTGAGAATATATTGGGTGAAGACTATGTCGGCTGGCTAATGAGTGATGGTTATCAGGTCTACCGACGATACCCGAACCGTATGCGCTGTTGGGCGCATTTGCTACGAAAAGCAGAGGGGCTGAAAGAAAGCCTTGATAAAGAAGCGCAACTCTTTGGTAGGCAAACACTTGATTTATTAGGTATGTTAATCACTTCAGTACGAGATGCAAGAAATCAGCACCCGGACGAACCACTATCAAAGACCTACCAATTACAGCTACTGGTCTATCAGCAACTATGCGTACAAATGCAATCGCATACTCACAAAAAATCGGCTGCACTGGCCACGGAAATGCTCAATGATTGGGAGGCTATTTTTCGCGTATTGGATTACCCTCAATACCCATTAACGAATAATGAAGCTGAACGGGCTTTGCGGCATTGGGTCATCTTGCGGGGCATTTGCTATGGTACGCGGACAGAAGAAGGCTCTCGCGTATTTGCCATTTTAATCAGTGTCATTGAAACGTGTCGAAAAAGAAACCAATCGCCCTGGGTTTATTTGGCAGCTGTCATAGCTAGTCAACGGACAGGTAGTGCGGTTCCAGCATTGCCTAGTATTAAGGTCTCTGAATAA
- a CDS encoding ATP-dependent Lon protease, which translates to MTNLINQLLLLYEAESVVREPEMIITEWAIYDVIFFDGTQSSHLVGQVLVKGERVSSEIKQFFPERKTIITRSGRTYRLAGLPGTNYNGEVWENWKNVYQVVRCKDLTNEYSQKIRTVLN; encoded by the coding sequence ATGACAAATTTAATTAACCAGCTTTTACTTCTATATGAGGCCGAGTCAGTTGTACGAGAACCTGAAATGATAATTACTGAATGGGCAATTTATGATGTGATTTTTTTTGATGGTACACAAAGTTCTCACCTGGTGGGGCAGGTTCTAGTGAAAGGTGAGCGGGTAAGCTCTGAAATAAAACAATTTTTCCCTGAAAGAAAAACGATTATTACTCGTAGTGGCCGAACATATCGTCTGGCGGGATTACCTGGAACTAATTACAACGGAGAGGTTTGGGAAAACTGGAAAAATGTATATCAAGTTGTAAGGTGTAAAGATTTGACAAATGAATATTCTCAGAAAATTAGAACAGTTCTTAATTAA